A region of Candidatus Acidiferrales bacterium DNA encodes the following proteins:
- a CDS encoding HAD family phosphatase, producing MKNKYRGFIFDLDGVLVDSSRIHYSGWRKVLNRFDEDFDYETFRKNYFGKRGTDTFEMIFGKGKFSAEEVKRLSDEVDSNFVKVVGEVGVPVRGALEFVRSLKESGEKVALATSAPRQNVDAFLDAFSIRGIFDAEVCGDDVSEGKPDPEVFLTAASRLNLAPNNCLVFEDSLAGVTAAKAAGTTCVALLTTTSRDVLKSADYFIEDFLDGGLNKIISLRNKVKA from the coding sequence TATTCGGGGTGGAGAAAAGTGCTGAATAGGTTCGATGAGGATTTTGATTATGAAACATTCCGGAAAAATTACTTTGGAAAACGTGGAACCGATACTTTCGAGATGATTTTCGGTAAAGGAAAGTTTTCTGCCGAAGAAGTGAAAAGGTTGTCCGACGAAGTCGATTCGAATTTTGTAAAAGTAGTCGGGGAGGTCGGTGTGCCGGTCAGAGGAGCTTTGGAGTTCGTAAGGTCACTGAAAGAATCCGGTGAGAAGGTCGCACTTGCTACCTCTGCTCCGAGACAGAACGTCGATGCGTTTCTCGATGCGTTTTCGATCCGCGGGATTTTTGATGCGGAAGTTTGCGGTGACGATGTTTCGGAGGGAAAACCTGACCCGGAAGTATTTCTTACGGCCGCATCGCGTTTGAATTTGGCTCCGAACAACTGCTTGGTCTTCGAAGATTCGCTCGCAGGCGTAACTGCGGCAAAAGCAGCCGGGACAACCTGTGTTGCGCTGTTGACAACCACTTCAAGAGACGTTCTCAAATCTGCAGACTATTTCATCGAAGATTTCCTGGATGGTGGATTAAATAAGATTATCAGTTTAAGAAATAAGGTGAAAGCATGA